ATCGACGACAAACACTTCACGGTTGCCGATGATCACAGTGGTATTTCCTTGCGGAAATCCATTCGGAGCAGGCTGATGCCGGATAACGTATACATTGTCAGCAATCTTAATTGAAGTAGATTGTGCCTGTATATTCCACGACAAAAAGCATAGCAAACATAAAAACAAGCAAACCGAACGGCTCATCATTTTTTCTTTCGTGGTTAATTGGTGATTAATAGTTTATTGTAACACGTTGGGTGCGAGCGCCATCTGGCAAACCGGGCAAACACCCGGTTTATCAAAATGAATATTATCACAGGGTAGATTACATGGCGGGCAAATATACCCGTTGATTTTGAATTTCGTTCGGTCTGGCAAATTCAAATTTGGTTTATTTGCAATGGTCCATGTGGTCGCAAATACTAACCGCGTCACACGTGCCAGGTGTTCATAATCAATGGTCTGAGGTTCGTCGGTTACTTTGTGGTAATGCTCGGTCAATCCTGTTGAATAATACAAATACGGGATCATCTGGACTGCGAAATTAATATGATCCGATGGAAACGCATTCGGTGTAATTTCCAGTCCGTCATTGATCAGTTTGTTTGCAGTTGAATTGATGTCAACCAATGATTTGGATAAAACCGGCGAACTGACGAGATAGATGTAGTTTTTACTTTTTGTCGGATGTTTGAGATCGATACCGCCGACACCGTCCATATTGATATTAACCACTGTGCGTTCCAGAGGAATGACCGGCTGATCAACCGTGTAAAAACGTGAACCTAAAATTCCTTTTTCTTCTGCGGAAGTGTTTAAAAATAGAATAGAACGTTTCGGCCCTTGTCCGGCATTTTTGGCATTCATAAAAGCCTGTGCAATAGTCAGCACGGCGGCCGTGCCGGAACCGTCATCGGCGGCGCCGTTAAAAATCTGATCTTTTTGCTGCTGATCGTGACCGAGGTGATCATCATTTTTCCCAAGATGATCGTAATGTGCTGACACGACAATAACTTCGTTCTTCAGAATCGGATCGGAGCCTTCGATATAACCTAAAACGTTTTCCGTTGGTAAAGCATCGAAATGCTCGCCCTTTGCCACGACCTCAACGTCTTTGACATTCATGACAACCGGTTTCAGATTTTTATTGATCGCTTGTTGAAGGGAAGCGGACGTATAACCGGTATTTTTCAAAATAGCATCGGCGAATTGTGACGATACCACGTAAGTAGGCGGTAAGAAAGCGCTCGAATTGTCCGACTTCAATGTGACGCCGCCGATACGATCAAATTGCGGCAGCGTTTGCGCCGCCAATTGGCGGATGCTCAGCTTCTGGCGCGGGCTAAGATCGCCGATGACGAGAACTCCTGCCGGTTGACCCGCTTGAATGATGGAGGTTATTTTCGTAAGAAACAGTTTTGACCATGCGGAAACTTTTTTATTGGCTGTCGGCAGAAGACTGGTAGAATCGTTCAACAGCGGTTCGTCGGCGAAGATCAGCACCCATTTGCCGGTAATGGAAATTTTTTGCGAGCTCAGCGCTTTAAAGTCGTTGTATTTCAATGAATCGGCAGCTATACCGTATCCGGCAAATACGATACCCGCCTGCACGTCTTTCGGTTCACCGGAAGCAAAATAGGCCAGATCGTCCTGATGCTCGAGTGAAAAAGAACTGGTGATCACGGCTGCATTGTTAACGCGTACTTCAATCGTGCTGTTAGGTTTTGCGCGTTTGTAAACCGAAAACGGCTGGAAGTAAATATCCGGGGCGAAAGGATCGGTCGTTTTGACCGTGCCCATCGGCTTGACTCCCATCATGCGATATTGATTGGCGATATAGTTGGCGGTAATTTTCTGGCC
The sequence above is drawn from the bacterium genome and encodes:
- a CDS encoding M28 family peptidase; this translates as MKSLSLLVVCMTLSLTAQEKTDTSFFNYFPTITADRLAGHLYFIASDLTEGRETSTRGQKITANYIANQYRMMGVKPMGTVKTTDPFAPDIYFQPFSVYKRAKPNSTIEVRVNNAAVITSSFSLEHQDDLAYFASGEPKDVQAGIVFAGYGIAADSLKYNDFKALSSQKISITGKWVLIFADEPLLNDSTSLLPTANKKVSAWSKLFLTKITSIIQAGQPAGVLVIGDLSPRQKLSIRQLAAQTLPQFDRIGGVTLKSDNSSAFLPPTYVVSSQFADAILKNTGYTSASLQQAINKNLKPVVMNVKDVEVVAKGEHFDALPTENVLGYIEGSDPILKNEVIVVSAHYDHLGKNDDHLGHDQQQKDQIFNGAADDGSGTAAVLTIAQAFMNAKNAGQGPKRSILFLNTSAEEKGILGSRFYTVDQPVIPLERTVVNINMDGVGGIDLKHPTKSKNYIYLVSSPVLSKSLVDINSTANKLINDGLEITPNAFPSDHINFAVQMIPYLYYSTGLTEHYHKVTDEPQTIDYEHLARVTRLVFATTWTIANKPNLNLPDRTKFKINGYICPPCNLPCDNIHFDKPGVCPVCQMALAPNVLQ